CACGGCTACCACTACCACTGACATCATCACTCTGCCACTGCAGGAAAAAATTATCATTGTTAGCAATATTTAAACCTGTAATAGTAATTTCTTTATCTTCGCTAACAAAACCTAAATTATCAATAGCTTCAGGAGTAGTAAAGTCAAGACCATCAATCGCTATATAACTACTATCATCTAAGGAATAAGCAAAATTAAGAGAATTTGCTCTAGTTGCATTGTTATTAAAGAAAATATCATACTTAACCGTTAAATCAGTAAGAGTTGATCCAGTAGTATTAGTGAATTTTAGGGTAATTGTACCCGGTGTAAAATCATTTCCGCCCGGTTGAACTCCTAAAAAAGTATTACCGCTAGTGGTAAAAGCATAAATACCGCCCGTGATAACTCCACCATTATCATCAGCGCCCATCGCCGAATCTCCAGAGGTAAAACTACCACCAAAAGCACCAGTAAAATCACTGAAGCCTGTCGCGCGCCAAATATCTGAGTCAAGTTGCCCCGCCGTAGGAGTCGGTGCAAATCCTTGACCAAGAAAATTATCAAAATTTTCTGTAAATAAAGTCGTCATTATTTCTTCTGTCGTCATTATTTCTTCTGTTTAATAATTAATATTGAATAAATTTAATCACCACAAAGTACTCTAACAATGCTCTCTTTTTTCAAAAGAAAATAGTTAGAAATAATCAAAATTACAGATAATTTGTATCTATTATTGTTAGTGACTACAAGTACAGTAAATTTTCCACCATCCCAAGTCAATCACTTAGAATTGTTTTCTGTACTTATTGAATTTTGGGATTAAATGCCATTATCTTACTGCTACGTTTCATATCAGTCAATACTTGTATGTGTTGTAGATTACATAAAAATTGACTTTTTTTTAAATTTATAAATATTCTCAAAAATAGCGTTCAAAACACAAAATAATAGGCATTAATATGAAAAGATAAAACCTCATAGTTATCCATTGTCAATTATCAATTACCTCAACGACTGCAATTTTTCATCAAACCCTAATTAATTACGTTTACCAAAAATAATTGTACCAAGACGAATCATAGTTGCCCCTGCTTTTATAGCTAAGAGATAATCCCCCGACATTCCCATGGATAATTGATCGAAATTATCGCCTAATTCCTCTTGTAATTCATCTTTTAAATGAGATGCTTTTTCAAAAGCCTGAAAACATTGATCAGAAGTTAAGCCAAGAGGTAAAATAACCATTAAACCTCTTATTCGTAAAAATTTAAGCTGTTTTAGTCTGTCTAAATCGCCCCAAAGTTGATCTATTTCCCAACCGAATTTAGACTCATCGGGTAAAATTTTTACTTGTAAACAAATTTGCGGAAGTTGGCTAATAATTCCTTCTTGTAAGGTTTCTTCGGCGTGACGATTAAGTTTTTCGGCAATTTTTAAGCTATCTACAGAGTGAATCCAGGGAAAAGACTCTATAGCTTTTTTGGCTTTATTACTTTGTAAATGTCCGATAAAATGCCAAGTAATATCTTTTAAATCTGATAACTTAGCTTGTTTTTCTAGTGCTTCTTGCAGTTTATTTTCCGCAAAGTCTCTCATCCCTGTGGCATAGATACAGCGAATTTTTCCTTCCTCAACGGTTTTACTAACGGCGATAA
The Cyanobacterium sp. T60_A2020_053 DNA segment above includes these coding regions:
- a CDS encoding YggS family pyridoxal phosphate-dependent enzyme — translated: MNQPSLTTHLSQIISEIPPQVRVIAVSKTVEEGKIRCIYATGMRDFAENKLQEALEKQAKLSDLKDITWHFIGHLQSNKAKKAIESFPWIHSVDSLKIAEKLNRHAEETLQEGIISQLPQICLQVKILPDESKFGWEIDQLWGDLDRLKQLKFLRIRGLMVILPLGLTSDQCFQAFEKASHLKDELQEELGDNFDQLSMGMSGDYLLAIKAGATMIRLGTIIFGKRN